One region of Rhizobium sp. 007 genomic DNA includes:
- a CDS encoding acetyl-CoA carboxylase biotin carboxylase subunit family protein: protein MARRALIIVEGTRNNGPLYVQAAQRLGLHPITLSADPAQYDYLAAESIEAIRVDTGNLNTLIRECSRLGETYDIVGITSAQESVYATVAKLCRHFGLPGPNPAAVERCCDKFTQHQLLAEAGVPIPAYRLSANATEVEISAAGIGLPVVIKPAVGSGSSGVRLCRNVDEVADHTTYLLGGKHVWRSSPRILVEEFAEGPHYIAHMMGNEVFGIEASDFDHPPHFVFRQGVFPAPLTDDENGQIADVSLSSLRVLGLGWGPSCIELRWTKRGPVVIEVNPRLGGCPQHIQLAYGVDLVSEHIKLAIGDEWDLRKTRSHIAAWRSLLPERDGILDWIDGDRRAAAVSGIAEVKLNVKPKAPIVRKGDYRDSMGYVRAVSPDLARTEAILQQAVDLIDWSITPFPPEQNDGVVQ, encoded by the coding sequence ATGGCAAGAAGAGCCCTTATCATAGTTGAAGGCACCAGGAACAATGGTCCGCTGTACGTCCAAGCGGCCCAGCGTCTTGGACTTCATCCAATTACCCTGTCGGCTGATCCAGCTCAGTACGACTATCTTGCGGCGGAAAGCATTGAGGCGATCCGGGTCGATACAGGCAATCTCAATACGCTGATTCGCGAATGTTCTCGGCTGGGTGAAACGTATGACATTGTCGGCATTACGAGCGCCCAAGAGTCGGTCTATGCAACCGTTGCCAAGCTCTGCCGGCATTTCGGTCTACCGGGACCGAACCCCGCAGCCGTTGAGCGGTGCTGCGACAAATTCACTCAACATCAGCTCCTTGCGGAGGCTGGCGTCCCAATACCTGCTTACCGCTTGTCAGCGAATGCGACTGAGGTTGAAATTTCTGCTGCGGGGATCGGCCTGCCAGTGGTTATCAAGCCAGCCGTAGGCAGCGGGAGCAGCGGTGTCCGGTTGTGCCGCAACGTCGATGAGGTGGCCGATCATACGACTTATTTGTTGGGGGGGAAGCACGTATGGCGATCTTCGCCGAGAATATTGGTGGAAGAATTCGCCGAAGGTCCCCATTACATCGCTCATATGATGGGAAACGAGGTCTTTGGGATCGAGGCCTCCGATTTCGACCACCCACCCCATTTCGTCTTTCGTCAGGGCGTCTTTCCAGCCCCACTAACCGATGACGAGAATGGGCAAATCGCGGATGTTTCGCTAAGCTCTTTGCGAGTTCTTGGCCTTGGCTGGGGCCCATCGTGCATTGAACTCCGCTGGACGAAGCGTGGCCCAGTGGTCATTGAAGTCAATCCGCGGCTTGGCGGCTGCCCTCAACACATTCAGCTCGCTTACGGTGTTGATCTCGTCAGCGAGCATATCAAGCTTGCCATCGGGGATGAATGGGATTTGCGCAAAACGCGTTCCCACATCGCGGCCTGGCGGTCCCTGCTTCCTGAGCGCGATGGCATCCTCGATTGGATCGATGGCGACCGTAGGGCGGCTGCGGTCTCCGGGATCGCCGAGGTTAAATTGAATGTGAAACCCAAGGCACCGATCGTCAGGAAAGGCGATTACCGAGACTCCATGGGATATGTACGCGCCGTTTCACCCGACCTTGCTCGAACTGAGGCGATATTGCAGCAGGCCGTCGACTTGATCGATTGGTCGATTACTCCGTTTCCGCCCGAACAGAATGACGGCGTGGTGCAATAG
- a CDS encoding IS30 family transposase: MKPHKRRSDRSTRSKLRSPGRPPVWQRENLCRFWQGISSGQTSEDAAVDAGVSAPVGARWFRSSGGMPPTHLAPSAKAPGGRYLTFSEREDIAIEVAKGTCIRAIARKLGRSPSTISRELRRNAATRGGNLDYRASTAQWHADRASLRPRPGKLVTNPALRDYVQERLAGTITKGDGVGFTGPDVIWKGRRAVHRQSRRWSTAWSPEQIAHRLRLDFPEDPTMRISHEAIYQALYIQGRGALRRELTACLRSGRALRMPRERARNRGKSFIGDAILISQRPPEVEDRAVPGHWEGDLILGLGSSAIGTLVERATRFTMLLHLPRMEGYQPGKSIKNGPALAGHGAEAVRDAITRSITSLPETLRQSLTWDQGAEMAQHALLRVDTGLQIYFCDPQSPWQRGTNENTNGILRQYFPKGTDLSKHTSDELDAVAHAINTRPRKTLGWRTPAEALDEFLSNVKIHSVATTG; this comes from the coding sequence ATGAAGCCTCACAAGCGTCGTTCAGATCGCTCGACACGAAGCAAACTACGTTCGCCGGGCCGGCCACCAGTCTGGCAGCGTGAGAATCTTTGCCGCTTCTGGCAGGGTATTTCGTCTGGTCAGACGAGTGAGGACGCGGCGGTAGACGCCGGCGTTTCGGCACCGGTCGGAGCGCGATGGTTTCGGAGTTCAGGAGGAATGCCACCAACGCATTTGGCCCCATCGGCAAAGGCGCCGGGCGGGCGATATCTAACATTTTCAGAGCGCGAGGACATTGCAATCGAAGTCGCCAAAGGCACCTGCATCCGGGCCATCGCACGCAAACTCGGCAGGTCGCCGAGCACGATCTCTCGCGAGCTGCGGCGGAACGCAGCCACACGAGGTGGGAACTTGGACTATCGGGCCAGTACAGCGCAATGGCATGCCGATCGCGCCTCCCTTCGTCCAAGGCCAGGCAAGCTCGTCACAAACCCTGCTCTGCGCGATTATGTTCAGGAACGGCTAGCAGGTACGATTACCAAAGGAGATGGCGTCGGATTTACCGGCCCTGATGTGATATGGAAGGGGCGCCGTGCTGTTCACCGCCAGAGCAGGCGCTGGTCAACGGCCTGGAGCCCGGAGCAGATTGCGCATAGGCTTCGGCTCGATTTCCCCGAGGATCCGACCATGCGCATCAGCCATGAGGCTATTTACCAAGCGCTGTATATCCAGGGACGTGGTGCACTGCGTCGGGAGCTAACCGCCTGCCTGCGGTCCGGACGGGCTTTGCGCATGCCTCGGGAACGAGCCCGAAACCGCGGCAAGTCCTTCATTGGCGACGCAATACTGATCAGCCAGCGGCCGCCCGAGGTTGAGGATAGAGCCGTGCCCGGACATTGGGAAGGGGACCTCATCCTTGGCTTGGGAAGCTCCGCAATCGGTACACTGGTCGAACGTGCTACGCGCTTCACGATGCTGCTGCACCTGCCGCGCATGGAGGGCTATCAACCCGGAAAGAGCATCAAAAATGGTCCGGCGCTGGCCGGCCACGGTGCCGAAGCTGTACGCGATGCCATAACGAGATCGATCACAAGTCTTCCAGAGACGTTGCGCCAGTCGCTTACCTGGGATCAGGGCGCAGAAATGGCCCAGCATGCACTTCTGCGGGTCGACACGGGACTACAGATCTACTTTTGCGATCCCCAAAGCCCCTGGCAGCGCGGCACAAACGAAAACACGAATGGCATATTGCGGCAGTATTTTCCTAAAGGCACCGATCTCAGCAAACATACCTCCGACGAACTCGATGCGGTCGCCCATGCTATCAATACAAGGCCACGCAAAACACTTGGCTGGAGAACACCAGCGGAAGCACTCGACGAATTCCTCTCAAACGTTAAAATCCACAGTGTTGCGACGACCGGTTGA
- a CDS encoding acetyl-CoA carboxylase biotin carboxylase subunit family protein encodes MANRALILLEGHKSNGPLYIQAAQRLDLHPITLTTDPTQYHYLEREKIDAIRVDTKSLDSLIRVCSRLRTTYDIVGITGFSGLDESLYLTVAKLCQHFGLPGPNPAAVERCCDKFVQRQCLAKAGVPMPAFRLAADAMGVKDSATEIGFPVVVKPAVGSGSSGVRLCRDVSELTEHTNYLLGGKHTWPCEPRILVEQFARGPSYSTDTMGDMVIAVGAAEFDQPPYFVVRESVFPARLTGDDYRRIVDVSLSCLQALGLSWGPTNIEFRWTKQGPVVIEVNPRLPGWTTPRLIQLAYGVDLITEHINLVTGEKCDLRATHLLTAAARFLVPHRDGILDWLDGDSRAAAVPGVAEVRFYVKPNTLIVRKGDYLDSVGHIIAASPSFAQTEAILNRAVDLISWSINGCVCV; translated from the coding sequence ATGGCAAACAGAGCACTTATCCTGCTTGAAGGTCATAAGAGTAACGGTCCGCTCTACATTCAGGCGGCCCAGCGTCTTGATCTTCATCCAATTACTCTGACAACGGATCCAACTCAATACCATTATCTGGAAAGGGAGAAGATTGATGCAATCCGTGTTGATACGAAGAGTCTCGATTCGCTGATTCGCGTGTGTTCTCGGCTACGGACGACCTATGACATTGTCGGCATTACGGGGTTTTCGGGCCTCGACGAGTCGTTATATTTGACCGTTGCGAAGCTCTGCCAACACTTCGGTCTACCAGGACCGAACCCCGCAGCGGTTGAGCGATGCTGCGACAAGTTCGTTCAGCGACAGTGTCTCGCGAAGGCTGGAGTTCCAATGCCTGCCTTTCGCTTGGCGGCAGATGCTATGGGAGTAAAAGACTCTGCTACCGAGATTGGCTTTCCGGTGGTAGTTAAACCAGCTGTAGGGAGCGGCAGCAGCGGTGTCCGACTGTGCCGCGACGTCAGTGAATTAACGGAACATACGAACTATCTGTTGGGAGGGAAGCACACATGGCCGTGCGAGCCTCGTATACTGGTCGAACAATTCGCGCGAGGGCCGTCTTATAGCACTGATACGATGGGAGATATGGTCATCGCCGTTGGTGCGGCGGAGTTCGACCAACCACCGTATTTCGTCGTTCGCGAAAGCGTCTTTCCAGCCCGGCTAACTGGTGATGACTATAGACGCATCGTCGATGTTTCACTGAGCTGTTTGCAAGCCCTCGGTCTTAGTTGGGGGCCAACGAACATTGAATTTCGATGGACGAAGCAAGGCCCCGTCGTTATTGAAGTTAATCCGCGGCTTCCCGGTTGGACCACTCCCCGTTTAATTCAACTGGCTTACGGAGTTGATCTCATCACCGAGCACATCAATCTTGTCACCGGTGAGAAATGCGATTTGCGTGCAACACATTTGCTCACTGCAGCGGCGCGGTTCCTAGTTCCTCATCGCGATGGTATCCTTGATTGGCTCGACGGCGACAGTCGGGCGGCTGCGGTACCTGGTGTCGCTGAGGTCAGATTTTATGTTAAACCAAACACCCTGATCGTCAGAAAAGGCGATTACTTGGACTCTGTTGGTCATATTATCGCGGCTTCACCCAGCTTTGCGCAAACTGAGGCCATACTCAACCGTGCTGTTGACTTAATAAGCTGGTCAATCAATGGTTGCGTTTGTGTCTAG
- a CDS encoding IS3 family transposase, with amino-acid sequence MPADGKRSTYYDRPERSADDTAIVEATFAIYDELEFYGYRHVGAALRQQGLVVNHKKIDRLMREHDLRPKIRRRFIATTDSDHDGPIFPNLAKDIRAAPNQLWVSEITYVSLPTRFIYVASSSMPGRG; translated from the coding sequence ATGCCGGCTGATGGGAAGCGCTCCACCTATTATGACCGCCCGGAAAGATCGGCCGACGACACCGCGATCGTCGAAGCGACGTTCGCGATCTACGACGAGCTCGAGTTCTACGGCTACCGCCACGTCGGTGCGGCCCTGCGGCAGCAGGGCCTTGTCGTGAACCACAAGAAGATTGACCGCCTCATGCGCGAACACGATCTGCGGCCTAAGATCAGGCGACGGTTCATCGCCACGACCGACAGCGATCACGACGGCCCGATCTTCCCGAACCTGGCGAAGGACATCCGAGCGGCTCCCAACCAGCTTTGGGTCAGCGAGATCACCTATGTTTCCCTGCCGACCCGTTTCATCTACGTCGCATCATCCTCAATGCCTGGTCGCGGTTGA
- a CDS encoding acetyl-CoA carboxylase biotin carboxylase subunit family protein, which translates to MRKRALVLLEGASNGPLYIQAAQRLGLHPITLSADPSQYDYLVGSDCETICVDTDNLAAMIQVCSRLSRSADVAGITSARESLYAAVGKLCQHFGLPGPNPAAVERCCDKFAQRQLLAECGVPVPAFRFAVDAMGVKDSATEIDFPVIVKPAVGIGSSGVRLCRNVDELAEHTDYLLGDHRWQCSPRILVEEFAQGPHYSVEIMENEVIGIGAADFGDPPHFVCREYIYPAFLTDYRHNRLVDVSLSCLQALGLGWGPKNIDLRWTKLGPVIIEVNPRLAGTPNSQLVKLAYGIDLIAEHIKLVIGEECTFRQSRSDTAAARVLIPDRDGILDTIGGDTRAAAVPGVQEVKIFIEPGTPIVRKGDERDKIGHVIAASPDLARTKAILQRAVDLIDWSMTPIASSRDQDQEAGAHGGVSESSRLHPGSGLTH; encoded by the coding sequence ATGCGAAAAAGAGCTCTCGTTCTCCTTGAAGGCGCAAGTAATGGCCCGCTGTACATCCAGGCGGCCCAGCGTCTTGGTCTTCATCCGATTACTCTGTCAGCTGATCCAAGTCAGTATGACTATCTTGTAGGAAGTGACTGTGAGACAATCTGTGTCGACACAGATAACCTTGCCGCGATGATACAGGTATGTTCTAGGTTATCCCGGTCCGCCGACGTTGCTGGCATAACCAGCGCGCGGGAGTCACTATACGCGGCCGTCGGCAAGCTCTGCCAGCACTTCGGTCTGCCGGGACCGAACCCCGCAGCGGTTGAGCGATGCTGCGACAAGTTCGCTCAACGTCAGCTTCTTGCGGAGTGCGGTGTACCTGTGCCTGCATTTCGCTTCGCGGTAGATGCTATGGGCGTAAAAGACTCTGCTACCGAAATTGACTTTCCGGTGATTGTCAAGCCAGCCGTCGGCATCGGCAGCAGCGGTGTCCGATTGTGCCGCAATGTGGATGAGCTTGCCGAACATACGGACTATCTATTGGGAGATCACAGATGGCAGTGTTCGCCAAGAATACTGGTCGAAGAATTCGCGCAAGGGCCCCACTATAGCGTTGAAATAATGGAAAATGAGGTCATCGGAATTGGCGCCGCTGACTTCGGCGACCCACCGCATTTCGTCTGTCGTGAGTACATCTATCCCGCCTTTCTGACCGATTACAGGCATAACCGCCTCGTAGATGTTTCGCTCAGCTGTCTGCAAGCCCTCGGTCTTGGCTGGGGGCCAAAGAACATTGATTTACGGTGGACGAAGCTCGGCCCAGTTATAATTGAAGTCAATCCTCGTCTTGCGGGTACACCTAATTCTCAACTGGTCAAGCTGGCGTACGGCATCGATCTCATCGCCGAACACATCAAGCTTGTCATCGGAGAGGAATGCACTTTTCGCCAGAGTCGTTCGGATACCGCGGCCGCGCGGGTCCTAATTCCTGATCGCGATGGCATCCTCGATACCATCGGTGGGGACACTCGGGCGGCTGCGGTACCAGGTGTCCAAGAGGTAAAGATTTTTATCGAACCTGGGACTCCGATCGTCAGGAAAGGTGATGAACGAGACAAGATCGGACATGTCATCGCCGCTTCGCCAGATCTTGCACGCACCAAAGCGATACTTCAACGTGCCGTAGACCTGATTGATTGGTCGATGACACCAATTGCAAGTTCGCGTGATCAGGACCAAGAAGCTGGCGCGCATGGGGGGGTCAGTGAAAGCAGCAGACTTCATCCGGGCTCTGGCCTGACGCACTAG